In Sodalis ligni, a single genomic region encodes these proteins:
- the arcB gene encoding aerobic respiration two-component sensor histidine kinase ArcB: MKQIRLLAQYYVDLMVKLGLVRFSLLLASALVVLAMIVQMAVTMLLRGEVESIDVVRSIFFGLLITPWAVYFLSVVVEQLEESRQRLARLVDKLEEMRNRDLLLNQQLQENIAQLNQEIADREKAEDARQGALNKLTEEMARREQAQIELEQQSSLLRSFLDASPDLVYYRNENKEFSGCNRAMELLVGKSEKQLIGLTPKDVYGPEIADKVIETDEKVFRHNVSLTYEQWLVYPDGRRACFELRKVPFYDRVGKRHGLMGFGRDITERKRYQDALENASREKTTFISTISHELRTPLNGIVGLSRILLDTDLNKEQLNYLKTVHVSAITLGNIFNDIIEMDKLERRHVQLDNQPLDFTAFLVDLENLSGLLVQPKGLKLVMDAQEPLPRNIVADGTRLRQILWNLIGNAVKFTQQGKITIRIHREGPDLLCFDVQDSGIGIPEEEQDKIFAMYYQVKDQQGGKPATGTGIGLAVSKRLAQAMGGDIQVKSRRGEGACFSLSIVAPEVVPDDGNEEEELPLPALNVLLVEDIELNVVVARSVLEKLGSSVDVAMNGHDALTMFDPDEYDLVLLDIQLPDMTGLDISRQLRKRYSDRHLPPLIALTANVLKDKKEYLDAGMDDVLSKPLSVSALTAMIKKFWDQPDKAADDVDDDDSAAEQEQQAVLDIAMLEQYLDLVGPSLISQSLEMFEKMMPEYLAALDGTMAARDQRAIAEEGHKIKGAAGSIGLVRLQRLAQQIQSPDMPGWWDNVQGWVDDLHREWPNDVLTLKAWAAKAKK; the protein is encoded by the coding sequence ATGAAGCAAATCCGCCTGCTGGCGCAATATTACGTCGATCTGATGGTGAAATTAGGGCTGGTGCGGTTCTCGCTCCTGCTGGCGTCGGCGCTGGTGGTGCTGGCGATGATTGTGCAAATGGCCGTCACCATGCTATTGCGCGGGGAAGTGGAAAGCATCGACGTGGTGCGATCAATCTTTTTCGGCCTGCTGATAACGCCCTGGGCGGTATATTTCCTTTCGGTGGTGGTGGAACAGCTTGAGGAGTCGCGCCAGCGGCTGGCCCGGCTGGTGGACAAGCTCGAAGAGATGCGCAACCGCGATTTACTGCTTAATCAGCAGTTGCAGGAAAATATCGCGCAACTGAACCAGGAAATCGCCGATCGCGAAAAAGCCGAAGACGCCCGCCAGGGCGCGCTGAACAAGCTGACCGAAGAAATGGCGCGCCGTGAACAGGCGCAAATCGAGCTTGAACAGCAATCCTCCCTGCTGCGTTCTTTTTTGGACGCCTCTCCCGACCTGGTGTATTACCGCAATGAAAATAAAGAATTCTCCGGCTGCAACCGGGCAATGGAGCTGCTGGTGGGTAAAAGCGAGAAGCAGTTGATAGGCCTGACGCCCAAGGACGTCTACGGACCGGAAATTGCCGATAAAGTCATTGAGACCGATGAAAAGGTCTTCCGCCATAACGTCTCGCTGACCTATGAACAGTGGCTGGTCTATCCTGACGGGCGCCGGGCCTGCTTCGAGCTGCGCAAGGTGCCGTTTTACGATCGCGTGGGCAAACGGCATGGGCTAATGGGTTTTGGCCGCGATATAACCGAGCGTAAGCGCTACCAGGACGCGCTGGAGAACGCCAGCAGGGAGAAGACCACCTTCATCTCTACCATCAGCCACGAGCTGCGTACGCCCCTTAACGGCATTGTAGGATTAAGCCGTATTCTGCTGGATACCGACCTCAACAAAGAACAGCTCAATTACCTGAAAACCGTGCACGTCAGCGCCATTACCCTGGGAAATATTTTCAACGATATTATCGAAATGGACAAACTGGAGCGCCGCCACGTCCAGCTGGATAACCAGCCGCTGGACTTCACCGCCTTCCTGGTGGATTTGGAGAACCTCTCCGGTCTGCTGGTACAGCCCAAAGGGCTGAAGCTGGTGATGGACGCCCAGGAGCCGCTGCCGCGCAATATCGTCGCCGACGGTACCCGGCTGCGGCAAATCCTCTGGAATCTCATCGGCAATGCGGTGAAATTCACCCAGCAGGGAAAAATCACCATCCGCATCCACCGGGAAGGGCCGGATCTGCTCTGTTTCGACGTACAGGATTCCGGCATTGGCATCCCTGAAGAAGAGCAGGATAAGATTTTTGCCATGTATTACCAGGTCAAGGATCAGCAAGGGGGCAAACCGGCCACCGGCACCGGTATCGGCCTGGCGGTATCGAAACGCCTGGCGCAGGCCATGGGCGGCGATATCCAGGTGAAGAGCCGCCGGGGCGAGGGGGCCTGTTTCAGCCTATCCATCGTCGCGCCTGAGGTCGTTCCCGACGATGGAAATGAAGAGGAAGAACTGCCCTTGCCGGCGCTCAACGTCTTGCTGGTGGAAGATATCGAACTCAATGTGGTGGTGGCGCGCTCGGTGCTGGAGAAGCTGGGCAGCAGCGTGGATGTCGCCATGAACGGCCACGACGCGTTGACCATGTTTGATCCGGACGAATACGACCTGGTGTTGCTGGATATCCAGTTGCCGGACATGACCGGCCTGGATATCTCGCGCCAGCTGCGTAAGCGTTACAGCGATCGGCATTTGCCGCCGTTAATCGCCCTGACCGCCAATGTGCTCAAAGATAAGAAAGAGTATCTGGACGCCGGCATGGACGATGTGCTGAGCAAGCCGCTGTCGGTATCGGCCCTCACCGCCATGATAAAAAAATTCTGGGACCAGCCGGATAAAGCCGCCGATGACGTTGATGATGATGACTCGGCGGCGGAGCAAGAGCAGCAGGCCGTTTTGGATATCGCCATGCTGGAACAGTATCTGGATCTGGTGGGGCCTTCGCTCATCAGCCAAAGCCTGGAGATGTTCGAGAAGATGATGCCGGAGTATCTGGCGGCTCTTGACGGCACCATGGCCGCCCGGGATCAGCGCGCCATTGCCGAGGAAGGCCACAAAATCAAGGGCGCCGCCGGTTCAATCGGCTTGGTGCGTCTACAGCGCCTGGCGCAACAGATTCAGTCGCCGGATATGCCCGGATGGTGGGATAACGTGCAGGGCTGGGTCGATGATTTGCACCGGGAATGGCCGAACGATGTGCTGACGCTTAAGGCTTGGGCCGCGAAGGCAAAAAAATGA
- the elbB gene encoding isoprenoid biosynthesis glyoxalase ElbB: MKRVGLVLSGCGVYDGSEIHETVLTLLALERAGAEVICFAPDKMQPIVINHLSGEEMTEKRNMLVESARLARGKIHPLSEADADKLDALIVPGGFGAVRNLSDIALRGIEGEVDADLRQLTRQIHKQNKAIGFICIAPALLPKLIDTPEPLRLTIGTDSDTAEMIDDMGATHVICPVDDIVLDAANKVVTTPGYMLATSLADLAKGIDKLVSRVLALCE, encoded by the coding sequence ATGAAACGTGTGGGCCTCGTTTTAAGCGGCTGTGGTGTGTATGACGGCAGCGAAATACATGAAACGGTACTAACGCTGCTGGCTCTCGAACGGGCGGGTGCCGAAGTAATATGTTTTGCGCCGGATAAGATGCAACCTATTGTGATTAATCATCTTTCCGGTGAAGAAATGACGGAGAAACGCAACATGCTGGTGGAGTCCGCGCGCCTGGCCAGGGGTAAAATCCACCCCCTTTCCGAGGCGGATGCGGATAAGCTCGATGCCCTGATTGTGCCCGGCGGTTTTGGTGCCGTACGCAACCTCAGCGATATTGCCTTAAGGGGAATCGAGGGAGAAGTCGATGCCGATTTACGACAGCTGACCCGCCAAATACATAAGCAAAATAAAGCAATTGGCTTTATTTGCATCGCCCCGGCGCTATTGCCGAAACTCATCGACACCCCCGAACCTCTGCGGTTAACCATCGGCACCGACAGCGATACGGCGGAGATGATCGATGATATGGGCGCGACCCATGTTATCTGCCCGGTGGACGATATCGTGCTGGATGCCGCAAACAAAGTGGTCACCACCCCGGGCTATATGCTGGCCACCTCCCTCGCCGATCTGGCTAAAGGTATCGATAAACTGGTATCCCGGGTATTGGCATTGTGCGAGTGA
- the mtgA gene encoding monofunctional biosynthetic peptidoglycan transglycosylase encodes MRVRFRSGGKSGLFRRCARWLLIGCGTILVLWVAAILLFSFVPVPFSAVMAERQLGAWLRGDGGYVAHSRWVAMDDIAPSMALAVIAAEDQKFPWHWGFDIEAIQAAAAHNERSQRIRGASTLSQQTAKNLLLWDGRSYFRKGLEAGLTLAMETVWTKRRILTVYLNVAEFGRGTFGVEAASQRYFHKPAARLTPSEAALLAAVLPNPLHFRAEAPSRYVQMRQQWILRQMRQMGGEQFLRENHLR; translated from the coding sequence GTGCGAGTGAGGTTTCGGTCCGGCGGAAAATCCGGACTATTTCGCCGATGCGCGCGGTGGCTGCTGATTGGCTGCGGGACCATTCTTGTTCTCTGGGTGGCCGCCATTCTGCTCTTCTCCTTTGTGCCGGTGCCTTTCTCGGCGGTAATGGCGGAGCGCCAGCTGGGGGCCTGGCTGCGCGGCGACGGCGGTTATGTGGCCCACTCCCGCTGGGTGGCGATGGATGACATCGCACCGTCCATGGCGCTGGCGGTGATTGCGGCGGAAGATCAAAAATTCCCCTGGCACTGGGGATTTGACATTGAAGCCATACAGGCCGCCGCCGCCCACAATGAGCGCAGCCAACGCATCCGCGGCGCCTCCACCCTGTCGCAGCAAACGGCGAAAAATCTGCTGCTGTGGGACGGACGCAGCTACTTCAGAAAAGGGCTGGAGGCCGGTTTAACCCTGGCGATGGAAACGGTCTGGACCAAACGGCGTATTTTGACGGTCTATTTAAACGTTGCGGAATTCGGTCGCGGCACCTTTGGGGTCGAGGCCGCGTCGCAGCGCTATTTTCATAAGCCCGCCGCACGCCTGACCCCATCGGAGGCTGCGCTGCTCGCGGCGGTATTACCCAATCCGCTGCATTTCCGCGCCGAAGCGCCCTCGCGCTATGTGCAGATGCGCCAGCAGTGGATATTGCGGCAGATGCGCCAAATGGGCGGGGAACAATTTTTGCGGGAAAACCATCTTCGTTAG
- the dolP gene encoding division/outer membrane stress-associated lipid-binding lipoprotein → MKVHYPFVLLFTALLLQGCVGAVVVGSAAVATKSATDPRTVGTQVDDGTLEARVGNALAKDQQIKKEARIVATAYQGKVLLTGQAPTTELANRAKQIAIGVDGATEVYNEIRQGQPVSMGRASMDTWITTKIRSQLLASDSVKSSNVKVTTENGEVFLLGLVTNKEAQSAAEIASRVSGVQHVTTAFTILK, encoded by the coding sequence ATGAAGGTGCATTACCCATTTGTACTGCTATTCACCGCCCTGCTGCTTCAGGGATGCGTCGGTGCTGTCGTGGTCGGCAGCGCCGCGGTGGCGACCAAATCCGCCACCGACCCGCGCACCGTAGGCACCCAGGTCGATGACGGCACGCTGGAAGCGCGCGTGGGCAACGCTTTGGCTAAAGATCAGCAGATCAAGAAAGAAGCCCGCATCGTGGCAACCGCCTATCAAGGCAAAGTCTTGTTAACCGGTCAGGCGCCCACCACCGAACTGGCCAACCGCGCCAAACAAATCGCCATCGGCGTCGATGGCGCCACCGAGGTGTATAACGAAATTCGCCAGGGCCAGCCGGTAAGCATGGGACGTGCTTCCATGGACACCTGGATTACCACCAAAATTCGTTCGCAGCTGCTGGCCAGCGACTCGGTGAAATCATCCAACGTGAAGGTCACGACGGAAAACGGCGAGGTGTTTTTACTGGGGCTGGTGACCAATAAAGAGGCCCAGTCGGCGGCGGAAATCGCCAGCCGGGTCAGCGGCGTACAGCACGTCACTACCGCCTTTACCATTCTGAAATAA